A single window of Crassostrea angulata isolate pt1a10 chromosome 8, ASM2561291v2, whole genome shotgun sequence DNA harbors:
- the LOC128158717 gene encoding collagen alpha-1(VIII) chain-like: MDMFNDFHLTIYNQQLSPRTMLNAACYLMLMHALIYCVTTTSPPQFMKDINGYRNACKSIGWEPKQDCGSLRQVIAFHPRLGHGHLRNVPVNTTMKYGIVLLNKGEGYNPNTGIFTAPEDGVYSFAWSFLTFHGGTVYIAAVVDNVDKIHTCIKNQQSGHINTSGHLLYELKKGNKVWIRTWHVPATSILGGYYTYFSGSKLNSN; the protein is encoded by the exons ATGGATATGTTTAATGACTTTCATTTGACGAtatacaatcaacaactttcaCCAAG AACTATGTTAAACGCTGCTTGCTATTTGATGTTGATGCATGCGCTAATTTATTGCGTTACAACAACTTCTCCACCCCAATTTATGAAGGATATAAATGGTTACAGAAATGCATGCAAATCGATAGGATGGGAACCAAAACAAG attgTGGATCTTTGAGGCAAGTGATTGCCTTTCATCCCAGGTTAGGCCACGGTCATCTAAGAAATGTCCCAGTAAACACAACGATGAAATACGGCATTGTCCTTTTGAATAAAGGCGAGGGTTATAATCCTAATACTGGAATATTTACTGCACCGGAGGACGGGGTGTATTCGTTTGCCTGGTCCTTTTTGACATTCCACGGTGGAACGGTGTACATTGCTGCTGTCGTAGATAATGTTGACAAGATTCACACTtgcataaaaaatcaacaaagtgGTCACATCAATACGTCGGGTCATCTTCTTTATGAACTAAAGAAGGGCAACAAAGTATGGATAAGAACTTGGCACGTTCCTGCAACCTCTATTCTCGGAGGATACTACACGTACTTCTCGGGAAGCAAGCTCAATTCCAACtga